A genomic stretch from Aedes albopictus strain Foshan chromosome 2, AalbF5, whole genome shotgun sequence includes:
- the LOC109621336 gene encoding uncharacterized protein LOC109621336: MRTTSTLMRVRLPQLEKRVPFQEILPLRLKNQVSGKTDKGSDVACLQEMAVMFSCLKANDFNEDLCPKEVSTFKRCYKVYLDKKATKKETSSKGIVVPGKDLNYKQLNKVLKQFPTQPKKS, encoded by the coding sequence ATGCGCACCACTTCCACTCTCATGAGGGTCCGGTTGCCTCAGCTGGAAAAGAGGGTTcccttccaggaaatcctacccCTGCGGTTGAAGAACCAGGTCAGTGGTAAAACGGACAAAGGCAGCGACGTCGCGTGCCTACAGGAAATGGCCGTCATGTTCTCCTGTCTGAAGGCGAACGACTTCAACGAGGATCTCTGCCCGAAGGAGGTTTCCACCTTCAAACGGTGCTACAAGGTGTACCTGGACAAGAAGGCCACCAAGAAGGAAACCTCCAGCAAAGGCATCGTGGTGCCGGGCAAAGACCTGAATTACAAACAACTGAACAAGGTCCTGAAGCAGTTCCCCACCCAACCGAAAAAGTCCTAA